The genomic window ACGGAATACCGGTCGCGCAGCACGGGCAGGAAAAGATGGCTGTAATCGATCTTCCCGGAAGGCAGGTCGACGAAGTAGCCCCGAAGAGTGTGTTCGCCACATACCGGGCAAGTAGCCGATTTCTCACGGATGTGCGGCTTAGGGTCCACCGTGTCGGGCGGGCGGCTTTGGGGCTTGTCCGGCTCGCTCATGTTGACGCCTCACTCGCCTCGGTAATCCTTCACTCCATCATTTGCCCTTATTATGCACAGTTTCTTCGTTTTTTTCTGTACGTGTCAATGCACGACGATATCAATAGTTCATTGTCTCCGGATCATACAGTTGTCGGCCGATGCGTTCGGCGGCCCGAAACAGATGGAACATCGCCCCTTCGATGATCAGCCGTTCCCACAATCCGCCCCAGGCACCGTTGGCCAACAAGACCACGCCCACACCGTCCTCCGGCCGATAAAACATCTTGGAAGCCACGCCCATGCCGCCGCCTTGGTGACCGAAAACTTCCCGACCGTCGTACGCGCCGTAGTACCAAAGCAGGCCCTGGTGCGGCCATCGCTCCGGGTACGGGCGGCGCATGATTTCCGCCACCGCCTCGCGGGAAAGTACGCGCTCACCGTCGATTTCGCCGCCGCCGTGCATCATGATCATCACGCGGGCGAGTTCCGGCGCGGTCGTGCGCACGGTTCCGGCCGGGTAGTACGGCATACCGTAATGCCCCAGCGCCAGGTAACCCGCCGGGAAGAACTCGTACTCGTAGGGCATGGCGACCATAGCCGAGTCCAGGTCACGCAGCCGATAGCTCGAATCGGTCATGCCCAGCGGGCCGAAAACAAATCGCTTGCAATAGGCGGCGTACGGCGTGCCGGTGATTTCCTCCACCACGTACGCGGCCAACGAGGCCCCGATGTTGCTGTACTTCCAGCGACCACCGGGCGGATAATCCCAGAAGTGGTTTTCCTTGTAGAGTTCGCCGTCCTCGGTCAAATAGGCGCGCAGGAAACCGCCCAACGGGAGATCGCTGTCGCCGGGCCCGAT from Candidatus Lernaella stagnicola includes these protein-coding regions:
- a CDS encoding serine hydrolase domain-containing protein codes for the protein MRQLRKRKKTTLSCLLVMMLLIALAACAPPDDNHNSPVTGDDDDPFAPDDITDNVDDDDDDDEPTDRVGTSRREGYALDQYLLDIMERTHLPGLAAALLRDGHVVWATHLGTADLDNGWPVTDETLFLVGSLSKTIIATAVMQLWDAGLVDLDVDVNQYLPFAVRHPRFPQMTITLRHLLTHTAGIRDQEDTMREWIGPGDSDLPLGGFLRAYLTEDGELYKENHFWDYPPGGRWKYSNIGASLAAYVVEEITGTPYAAYCKRFVFGPLGMTDSSYRLRDLDSAMVAMPYEYEFFPAGYLALGHYGMPYYPAGTVRTTAPELARVMIMMHGGGEIDGERVLSREAVAEIMRRPYPERWPHQGLLWYYGAYDGREVFGHQGGGMGVASKMFYRPEDGVGVVLLANGAWGGLWERLIIEGAMFHLFRAAERIGRQLYDPETMNY